One Panicum virgatum strain AP13 chromosome 3N, P.virgatum_v5, whole genome shotgun sequence DNA segment encodes these proteins:
- the LOC120664057 gene encoding nudix hydrolase 9-like isoform X2, whose translation MAGTASAADPGTAFKLLLSCPAGLPRSRVSVMFGQSFDRIPHPDAALEESISEIWNQRLQRNPSLYNGTKFRYGGHAVYYKDDSKEYCVSLHLGLTDYRTFVGTNLNPLWEKFLVPSEDDPVRCQHMSNPLGNGAIVETSDQKIIVLQRSHNVGEFPGYYVFPGGHSEPQEIGILGHQTDEENLVPLTERVSQEMYDGIIREVVEETGVPASSLEELRGMSQRMPGCHNGGFALYELMRNEAKSL comes from the exons ATGGCcggcaccgcctccgccgcagaTCCGGGGACGGCGTTCAAGCTCCTCCTCTCCTGCCCCGCCGGCCTCCCTCGCTCCCGC GTTTCGGTTATGTTTGGTCAGTCGTTTGACAGGATTCCCCATCCGGATGCAGCCTTAGAGGAATCAATAAGTGAG ATATGGAACCAAAGGCTTCAGCGGAACCCATCTCTATACAACGGTACAAAGTTTCGG TATGGAGGACATGCTGTGTActacaaagatgactccaaggAGTACTGTGTCTCACTTCATTTGGGTCTCACAGACTACAG GACATTTGTGGGAACAAATCTCAATCCATTGTGGGAGAAATTTTTGGTCCCCTCTGAAG ATGATCCTGTGCGTTGCCAACACATGTCAAATCCACTGGGCAATGGTGCAATTGTTGAAACATCTGATCAAAAGATTATTGTATTGCAAAGGAGCCACAATGTGGGGGAGTTTCCAGGATATTATGTTTTCCCTGGAGGACACTCGGAG CCACAAGAAATCGGCATCTTGGGTCATCAGACTGATGAAGAAAACCTGGTTCCTCTCACTGAACGAGTTTCACAAGAAATGTATGATGGAATCATCCGTGAAGTAGTTGAGGAAACTGGAGTTCCTGCGAGTTCCCTG GAAGAGCTACGAGGAATGAGTCAGCGAATGCCTGGCTGCCACAATGGCGGTTTTGCTCTTTATGAATTGATGAGGAATGAGGCCAAGAGTTTGTGA
- the LOC120664057 gene encoding nudix hydrolase 9-like isoform X1, whose translation MAGTASAADPGTAFKLLLSCPAGLPRSRVSVMFGQSFDRIPHPDAALEESISEIWNQRLQRNPSLYNGTKFRYGGHAVYYKDDSKEYCVSLHLGLTDYRTFVGTNLNPLWEKFLVPSEDDPVRCQHMSNPLGNGAIVETSDQKIIVLQRSHNVGEFPGYYVFPGGHSEPQEIGILGHQTDEENLVPLTERVSQEMYDGIIREVVEETGVPASSLTDPVFIGVSCREMNVRPAAFFLTKCDIDSTGINELYSKAQDGYESTKLYAVSVEELRGMSQRMPGCHNGGFALYELMRNEAKSL comes from the exons ATGGCcggcaccgcctccgccgcagaTCCGGGGACGGCGTTCAAGCTCCTCCTCTCCTGCCCCGCCGGCCTCCCTCGCTCCCGC GTTTCGGTTATGTTTGGTCAGTCGTTTGACAGGATTCCCCATCCGGATGCAGCCTTAGAGGAATCAATAAGTGAG ATATGGAACCAAAGGCTTCAGCGGAACCCATCTCTATACAACGGTACAAAGTTTCGG TATGGAGGACATGCTGTGTActacaaagatgactccaaggAGTACTGTGTCTCACTTCATTTGGGTCTCACAGACTACAG GACATTTGTGGGAACAAATCTCAATCCATTGTGGGAGAAATTTTTGGTCCCCTCTGAAG ATGATCCTGTGCGTTGCCAACACATGTCAAATCCACTGGGCAATGGTGCAATTGTTGAAACATCTGATCAAAAGATTATTGTATTGCAAAGGAGCCACAATGTGGGGGAGTTTCCAGGATATTATGTTTTCCCTGGAGGACACTCGGAG CCACAAGAAATCGGCATCTTGGGTCATCAGACTGATGAAGAAAACCTGGTTCCTCTCACTGAACGAGTTTCACAAGAAATGTATGATGGAATCATCCGTGAAGTAGTTGAGGAAACTGGAGTTCCTGCGAGTTCCCTG ACAGATCCTGTCTTCATCGGAGTTTCTTGCCGAGAAATGAATGTTAGACCAGCTGCATTCTTTTTAACAAAATGTGACATTGATTCCACTGGCATAAATGAACTTTATTCTAAAGCTCAAGATGGCTATGAATCGACTAAACTATATGCAGTCTCAGTG GAAGAGCTACGAGGAATGAGTCAGCGAATGCCTGGCTGCCACAATGGCGGTTTTGCTCTTTATGAATTGATGAGGAATGAGGCCAAGAGTTTGTGA
- the LOC120663638 gene encoding proline-rich receptor-like protein kinase PERK12, translating to MTKAAAPSVAAAAAATALVLLAATLLTTVADARPLLDMYSQPLQSRTHTHSRVSWISMSSSPEMPSDSSDQSTKLDVIGRILPRKIIPPSGPSNGSSGDRPPLSTAPDVVGKILPPKIIPPSGPSNGSSDDSPPPSTARDMVKPLPRKIIPPSGPSNGSSDDSPAPPNVM from the coding sequence ATGACCAAGGCCGCCGCACCCTCggttgcggctgcggctgcggcgacgGCGCTGGTACTACTAGCGGCGACGCTCCTGACGACCGTGGCAGATGCACGGCCTCTCTTAGATATGTACTCCCAACCATTGCAGTCTCGCACCCACACCCACTCGCGAGTGAGTTGGATCTCCATGTCGTCGAGCCCCGAAATGCCCAGTGATTCGTCGGATCAGTCAACAAAACTGGATGTGATTGGGAGAATCTTGCCACGCAAGATCATACCGCCCTCCGGACCTAGCAACGGCAGCTCCGGCGATCGGCCACCTCTGTCGACGGCGCCGGATGTTGTTGGGAAGATCTTGCCACCAAAGATCATACCGCCCTCTGGGCCTAGCAATGGCAGCTCCGATGACTCGCCACCTCCATCGACGGCGCGGGACATGGTTAAGCCCTTGCCACGGAAGATCATACCACCCTCTGGACCCAGCAACGGCAGCTCCGACGACTCGCCGGCACCGCCGAATGTCATGTAA